One stretch of Pomacea canaliculata isolate SZHN2017 linkage group LG1, ASM307304v1, whole genome shotgun sequence DNA includes these proteins:
- the LOC112553325 gene encoding uncharacterized protein LOC112553325 — protein MSKDDLIAENQALSAEVERLQYGLEEMQQLLRQLEKTYIESKGTFSVSRYGHLKTMIKNTSSDTILRKAKSLSESECTQAHETKRGMAGLLQKARQFAGEGEGAPAVNRKTSEEKRSGGSSIFKKIKNAAGFSDQPGDLHCLDKDDIRRDNERKKREIARLTSRGLKIYSRLNTLQQNYQASKVHAVPTRYQQLKDMIKGIIAEPV, from the exons ATGTCCAAGGACGACCTCATCGCTGAAAACCAGGCGCTGAGCGCGGAGGTGGAGAGACTGCAATATGGTCTGGAAGAGATGCAGCAACTTCTGCGACAGTTGGAGAAGACTTACATCGAATCCAAGGGCACCTTCTCCGTCTCCCGCTATGGCCATCTCAAAACCATGATCAAGAACACCTCTTCCGACACCATTCTGAGAAAG GCCAAATCACTGTCGGAGAGCGAGTGTACCCAGGCGCACGAGACGAAGAGAGGCATGGCGGGCTTGCTGCAGAAGGCGCGGCAATTCGCGGGAGAAGGAGAAGGGGCCCCTGCTGTGAATAGAAAGACTTCGGAAGAGAAACGCAGCGGTGGTTCAtccattttcaagaaaataaaaaatgctgcTGGATTTTCGGACCAACCAGGAG ACTTGCACTGCCTTGATAAGGATGACATCCGGCGGGACAACGAACGCAAGAAAAGAGAGATCGCTCGACTGACCTCTCGAGGCCTGAAGATCTACAGTCGGTTGAACACCCTTCAGCAGAACTACCAAGCCTCCAAAGTGCACGCAGTCCCTACTCGCTATCAACAGCTGAAGGACATGATCAAAGGCATTATTGCGGAGCCAGTCTGA